The following nucleotide sequence is from Chromobacterium rhizoryzae.
GTATCGGCGGGATGGCCAGCAGGCTGGCGGCGCGCGCCAGGACGCGGCGCTGCAAGCCGCGCAGTTGCAGGTAATGGTCTATCAGGCTGAGCGCTTCGCCGATGTAAGAGGTGTAGACATGCGGCCAGGCCGCCACTTCCTCCGCGCCCACCACGGCCGGCAATTGCAGCTGTTCGCGGTGATAGAGGCAGGCGAAGCCGCTGCGCAGCAGGGTCTGGCGTTCCAGCCGGGGCGTGGGGAAGGGAAAGTAGCCGACGGCGTAATCAATCTGCGCCGACTCCAGCGCCGCCAGCGCCTGAGCGGCGGACAAGGCCGCCACATCCACGCTCAGGCCCGGCGCCCGCTCGCGGCAAGCCCCGAGCAAACCGGGCAGCAAGGCGGCTTCCAGCGCGTCCGGCAAGGCCAGCCGCACCGTTCTTTCCACTGTTTCCAGGTCCACGGGCCGCTGCCGGAACAGGCGCTCGCCGGCGCCCAGCCAGGCTTCCAATTCAGGCAGCAAGGCCTCGGCGAACGGGGTGGGCATCATGCGCTGGCCGTGCCGGTACAGCAAGGCGTCCTGCAACTGCTCCCGCAGCTGCTTGAGCAGATGGCTGACCGCCGGCTGCCCCAGGCACAGCAGCCGCGCGCTCTGGCTGACGCTGCGCGTGCTCAGCAGCGTGTGCAAGGCCACCATATTGTTGAGATCCAGGCGGCGCAGCCAGACCGCATCTATATCAGTCATTTCGATAAATGCCATGTAAACAATCGATTTTATTGAATTATAGCCGGCTCCGATAATGGGGACACCCTCCCGAGTCCCGAGCCCATGAACGCCGAACGCACGCAAGCCACGCCCTGGTATCTGATTTCCATCATGCTGATCGCCTGTCTGGAGTTCTTCCAGAACGGCCTGCTCAACTTCGCCTCCAGCCAGGTGATGGGCGGCGTGGGCGCCGCGCCGGAGGAGTTCAGCTATGCGGCCATGGCTTACGCCAGCGCCGCCGTTCTGGTGCTGTTGCAGCACGAATGGCTGAGCCGCCGTCTGGGCATGCGGCGTTATATCCGCCTGTCCATCATCGTGTTCGGCGTTGGCGCGCTGACCTGCGGTTTCGCCAATGGTCCCAGCCAGCTGATACTGGGCCGGGCGCTGCAAGGCCTGGGCGGAGCAGCCTTCTTCACCGCGGCGCGGGTGGAGGTGAACGCGCTGACGGACAAGAGCAAGATGCTGGGCCTGCTCTGTTTCGGCTATGCGCTGATGCTGGGCTCCGCCAGCGGCCCGCTGCTGGGCGCGGAACTGATCAGCCGCCAGGACTGGCGCTGGATTTTCTTCGCCGTGCTGCCGGCGCTGGCGCTGGCCTGGCCGGCCACCCGGCTGCTGAGCCAGCGGGCGGAACCGGCCCATCCGCATACCCAGGGCTCGCGCGCCTTCCTATGCATGATTGTCGGCGTGCTGGCGCTGCAATGGCTGATTCAACAGCTGCCCTACGATTTCTTCTCCCGGCCCGAATGGCTGCTGGCCATCCTCGCGCTGGCCTTGCTGGCCGGCTGGGGCTGGCAATACCACCGCCAGCGGCGCCCGCTGCGCAAGAAAGCCCTGCTCCAGCTGCGCTACCTGGCCGGCCTGGGCTTTTACAGCTGCTGCTATCTGCTGGTTTCCGCCAACAGCTACATCCTGCCGGTGATGGCGCAGCAGGCGCTGGGCTTTGACCTGCCGACGACCGGGCGCTTGCTGTCGGTGAGCTTTGTCGCCGGCATCCTGTTTTCCACGCTCTACGCCTTTTTATTGCTCAAGCGCCGGGCGCGCGGCGTGCGCGCCATGATGGCGGCGGCCTGCT
It contains:
- a CDS encoding LysR family transcriptional regulator, with amino-acid sequence MTDIDAVWLRRLDLNNMVALHTLLSTRSVSQSARLLCLGQPAVSHLLKQLREQLQDALLYRHGQRMMPTPFAEALLPELEAWLGAGERLFRQRPVDLETVERTVRLALPDALEAALLPGLLGACRERAPGLSVDVAALSAAQALAALESAQIDYAVGYFPFPTPRLERQTLLRSGFACLYHREQLQLPAVVGAEEVAAWPHVYTSYIGEALSLIDHYLQLRGLQRRVLARAASLLAIPPILVAVPAVAVLPSVVCAIVGRHQAGMARAQIDEPSLRIDVELLWHPRVNDDPVHQFVRTELAGLCAGGRIAPDGAEGEDMA
- a CDS encoding MFS transporter; the encoded protein is MNAERTQATPWYLISIMLIACLEFFQNGLLNFASSQVMGGVGAAPEEFSYAAMAYASAAVLVLLQHEWLSRRLGMRRYIRLSIIVFGVGALTCGFANGPSQLILGRALQGLGGAAFFTAARVEVNALTDKSKMLGLLCFGYALMLGSASGPLLGAELISRQDWRWIFFAVLPALALAWPATRLLSQRAEPAHPHTQGSRAFLCMIVGVLALQWLIQQLPYDFFSRPEWLLAILALALLAGWGWQYHRQRRPLRKKALLQLRYLAGLGFYSCCYLLVSANSYILPVMAQQALGFDLPTTGRLLSVSFVAGILFSTLYAFLLLKRRARGVRAMMAAACCLLLLYGVLMSGLNQNAPASLIVSILICNGGFMSLFIMAVAQATFSHIDQPDFARAYQTKNIVRQLSLSMGVAASTVFLQARNALHYQRLSEGFSVLNPAFNAALDQLQQALPELSAKQRMAVLAGQLTQQSQLLSCLDFFRLECVMAIGLIVIVLWQQSLGRQDSGPAASKPL